The sequence below is a genomic window from Natronocella acetinitrilica.
TTCACTTCGGCAGGGCGCTGCTGGCGTACAGGCCGACGTGGGCGTCGTCCGTCGTCCGCCGTCGCTGACTGCGACTCTGATTTCTTCTGCGGCTTGTCGTCCTCAGCCTTGCTGGTGCTTCCATTCGCCTGACGATCGCCACCGGAGGCACGCTGTCCGCCGCGACGACCGCCCCGCCGACCGCGCTCTCCACCAGTACCGCGGTCCCCACCTTCGCTGCGTCGGCTGCCGCCGCGACGGCGCCTGTTCGAACCGCCGTCCTGGTTGTCTTCCTGGGGCTCCCGATCTGCCGTGTTGGCCGGTTCACTCTTGAACAGGGAGCCCAGCCAACCAAGCAATCCACGGGACGACTGGTGGCCCTCGTTGGCAGGTGCTGCAACCTGGCTGGTCTGTGGGATCGTTGACGGTGGGGCGGGAGCCGGAGCGACGGCTCGCACCGCCGGCTGTTCCGGACGCGGCGGCTCTGCAAGCGCCGGCGTTACGGTCTCCGGTTCTTCGGCAGTCGGCAGTTTGTAACTGACGTCGTCCGCGGAGTCGTCGTCGCCCCGCACACGCTGCACAGTGTAGTGAGGTGTTTCGAGCGTGCGATTGGGTATCAAAAGGACCTGCACACCGTTCCGACCCTCAATGGTGGAGACGGCGCTGCGCTTTTCGTTCAGCAGGAAGGTGGCAACATCTACCGGCACCTGTGCCACCACCTTCGCCGTCTTCTCCTTCATCGCTTCTTCCTCGACGATGCGGAGTATCGACAGCGCCAGCGACTCGACGCCACGCACGGTGCCCTGGCCGTTACAGCGCTTGCAGACTTCCTGACTGGCTTCCCCGAGAGAGGCTCGCAGCCGCTGGCGTGACATCTCCAGCAGGCCGAAACGCGATATTCTGCCGACCTGGACCCGCGCGCGGTCCATCTTCACCGCGTCCCGCAGTCGTTGCTCGACCTCTCGCTGATTGCGGTTGGGGCCCATGTCGATGAAATCGATCACGATCAGGCCACCGAGGTCACGGATTCGAAGCTGGCGGGCGATTTCGTCCGCGGCCTCGAGATTCGTGTTCAGCGCCGTCTCCTCGATATCGCTGCCCTTGGTGGCGCGCGCCGAGTTGATGTCAATGGAGATGAGTGCTTCGGTGTGGTCGATGACGATGGCGCCACCAGAGGGTAGCTGCACCTGCCGGTCGAAAGCGGACTCGATCTGGCTCTCGATCTGGTAGCGCGTAAACAGCGGAACCGTGTCTTCGTAGAGCTTCACCTTCGGCAGGAAGTGCGGCATCACCTGTTGCACGAACTCCTGTGCCTGCTGGAAGACGCCGGCGTCGTCGATGAGGATCTCGCCCGTATCGGCACGCAGGTAATCCCGCAGCGCACGGATGATGAGGTTGCTCTCCTGGTAGATCAGGAAGGGAGCAGGGCGCTCGTCGGCCGCTTTCTGAATCATGTCCCAGAGCTGGAGCAGGTAGTTGAGGTCCCACTGCAGTTCTTCGATGTTGCGACCGACGCCGGCAGTCCGGACGATCAAGCCCATGCCTTCTGGGACGTCGAGCTGCCGGAGGGCATCCCTGATCTCGTCTCGCTCCTCGCCTTCTATGCGACGCGATACGCCACCAGCGCGGGGGTTGTTGGGCATCAGGACAAGGTAACGGCCAGCAAGACTGATAAAGGTGGTCAGCGCGGCGCCCTTGTTGCCACGTTCTTCCTTGTCGACCTGGACGACGACTTCCTGACCTTCCTTGATGACATCCTTGATGGAGGACTTGCCGTCACCGCCATTACCATTATGGTAGCTCCGGGCAATTTCCTTGAAGGGGAGGAAACCGTGCCGTTGCCGATCCGATCCGTATTGGACGAAGGCGGCTTCGAGGCTGGGCTCTACGCGGGTGATTTTACCCTTGTAGATATTGGACTTTTTCTGCTCCCGTGATGGGGATTCGATGTCAAGGTCATAAAGCTTCTGACCGTCCACCATCGCAACCCGAAGTTCTTCGGGCTGCGTGGCATTGATTAGCATTCTTTTCATGCAGGATCCGTCTCCAACGCTCGACCATGCGGGAAGTCAGACGCGAGTCGGGTTCGGTCACTGCGGTTCGGGCGTCGGGCAATGGCCGTACGCCGAGAGCGGTCAGCTGCTCCAGAAGGAGCGCTGAAATCCGCCATACCAGCATGTTTGTCAGGACCGCTCGGGCTGCGTGCATGGGAGCGTTTTCTCTAGGGCCGGCGTTGGCCGGCGACATATCAAGTAAACCACCCGCACCTGCGAGTGATCCGAAACTGATGCGCTTTTGCCGTTTTTGCCCGCAAGCGCCTGATTGTTCTGCTGCGCTGCGATAAAACGTGGCGTCAATATAGCAATGTTGACGGAGACCGGCAATCACGGTCCTGTTATCATCCCCATCGTGAAAACGCCCGACGCCGGTACGACCATGTCATCCCCCACCGTACGCAAGCTTTCAGTGGGTGCTGCTGCCGAAGGGCAGCGCATCGACAATTTTCTGCTGCGTGAATTGCGTGGCCTCCCGAAAACGCGCTTGTACCGCCTGCTGCGTAAGGGCGAAATTCGTGTGAACGGGGGACGGGTCAAGCCGGTCTATCGGCTCAAGGCAGGCGATGAACTGCGATTGCCACCCTTGCATGGACTTGCCGGGAAAGCATCCGTGTCGGTCCCGCCAAAGGTGCTGGAACGCCTCCGCGCGTGCATTATTCATGAGGACGATGATCTGCTCGTCCTCGACAAGCCCTCGGGCCTGGCCGTGCATGGTGGGAGTGGCCTTGCATTCGGGGTCATCGAGGCGCTGCGAGTCCTGCGGCCTGAAGACAGGCAACTCGAATTGGTGCATCGCCTTGACCGTGAGACCAGCGGCTGTCTGCTCGTTGCACGGCGGCGCAGTCATCTTCGGGAGTTGCATGCCCTGATTCGCGACGGGGGTCTTGAGAAACGCTACCTGGCCCTGGTAGCAGGTCGGTTGCCACGCGGCGCTACACCAGTAGAAGCCGAGCTTGACGTCGACCATCGACAGGGTGGCGAGCGCACCGTGCGCGTGGTGCATGAGGGCAAGGCAGCGCGAAGTGTGTTTCGCCGCTTGCGTACGTTCGATGACTGGAGTCTGGCCGACGTGACCATCGACACCGGGCGTACGCACCAGATTCGCGTGCATGCCTCGCATATCGGGCATCCGCTGGCCGGCGATAGCCGCTACGGTGATGAATCGGCGAACGGGCGGCTTCGCAAGGCAGGTTTGAACCGGCTTTTCCTCCATGCCAGCGCGTTGACCTTTACTGACGCCAAGGGGCGGGAGAGACGATTTGAAGCACCGTTGCCAGTGGACCTGGCAGCGGTAGTCGACACCTTATCCGGAGACAAGCAATGAGCATTTGGAATCGGGAATCCAGCAAGGAGGCAACGTCCCAGGGCAACTCACCCATGCAGGAGCGATGGGAAAGACAGGTCCTGCAGGACATCGCCCTGGAAGGCATCAAGGAACGGCGTCGGGCCCGGCGCTGGGGCATCTTCTTCAAGCTCGCCTTCCTGGCTTATCTGCTGCTTCTCGTCGTGTTGGTACGGGATTGGGATTTCGGCCTCGGTGGCGATCCTGCTCCATCAGCGCACACCGCCGTGGTTCGTGTCGATGGTGCCATCGCACCGGGTGGCGATAACTCCGCGCAGAATATCATCCGTGGCCTGCAAAATGCCTTCGATCACGAGTCGACACGGGCGGTGGTGCTGCATATCAACAGTCCCGGTGGCAGCCCGGTGCAGTCCGCCCAGATCAATGATGAGGTCCAGAGGCTGAAGGCGATGCATCCGGATATCCCGGTTTACGCCGTCGCTGACGACATGTTTACGTCCGGTGCCTATTACCTGGCAGTGTCGGCGGATGAAATCTACGTGAGCCCGGCAACCCTGATCGGGTCCATCGGCGTCCTGTTCAATGGCTTTGGCGCGGAAGAGGCGATCCAGCGGCTGGGCATCGAGCGTCGGCTCTACACGGCGGGCGAAAACAAGGCATTTCTCGACCCGTTCTCTTCTGCTGATCCTGACGATGTGGCCTGGCTGCAGGATCTGCTCGATGACATCCACCAACAGTTCATCTCTGCCGTCCGGGACGGTCGTGGTGACCGACTCAACGGGGACGATAGCCTGTTTTCCGGACTCGTCTGGAACGGGGAGCAGGGCGTGGAACTCGGGCTTGCCGATGGTCTGGGCAACCTCAATTACGTTGCCCGCGAGGTCGTCGGTGTGGACGAGTTGCGGGACTTTACGCCCCGTCGCTCTTTCCTGGATCAGTTCGGCAGCCGTCTGGGGGCCAGCGTCTCGAACGCCGTTCTGGACGCCCTGGGTGGGAGACAAGGACTGCAGTAGGGCGGGCGAAGGTTGCGTCAGGGCAGCTGCAAGCCGGCCTGGCGCAACAATCGACACAGTGCAATCAGCGGCAAGCCGACGAGCGCTGTCGGGTCGGAGCCGTCCATGCTCTCGAACAGGGTGATGCCGTAGGCTTCCGAGTGAAAGCTTCCCGCCGCATCCACAGCCGGCTCGCGCTCCAGGTAACGCTGAACCGCTGCGTCATCCAGGGTCCGGAATCGGACCCGGAAAGTAACGACGTCGCCGCAAGCCTCATTGGCATCCGTATCCAGTAGGCAAACGGCAGTGGTGAACAGCACGGTTCGCCCGGAAGCCGCCAAAAGCTGCTGATGCGCGCGCTCCAGCGTGCCGGGTTTGCCGAGAATCTCGCCGTCTCGAACGCAGGCCTGATCGGAACCGATGATCAATGCGCCCGGATGGCGCTCGGCGACGGCTCGCGCCTTTTCCTCTGCCAGTCGAGCAACGTACGCTGCCGGCGACTCCGACCTGTGCGGGGTTTCGTCGATCTCCGGCGAGTCGGCCACGTAGTCGAGCCCGAGTCGATCCAGCAATTGTCGTCGGTAGGGGGAACTCGAGGCGAGGACCAGGGCTTTTCTCTGAGGCATCCATAGACTCCATTGGCGGAACAGGTGACACGTCTGCGGCGATAATGCCAGTGCGTCGCCCGGTTTCCCACCGCGTCAGGGCTTTTTGACAGGCTGGAACCTCACGGATAATATGCGCGGCACAAAAGAACAGGTTGCCATGACGTCGTTGTCTCCCCCCGCTACTGTCGATGTGGCCCGCTGGCTCGACCAGCGACGGGAAGTACTCGGCGTTCTGCCTGTTGCAGGCATGGCCCGGCTGTGTGAGTTGCTGACGGATGACCGTGGCAGCGTCGACGTTGCCCTCAAGCTTGGCAGAGACATCGGCCGTCGCCCCGTGATCAGTGGCGAGTTGCACCTGAATGTATGGCTGTTATGCCAGCGCTGCCTGCAGGCTTTCGAGTGGCGCGCGACACTGCCGGTCAGTATCGGTATTGTCGCATCGGAAGCTGAAGCGGAGGCCTTGCCGGAGAGTCTCGACCCGCTGATTGTCGATGACGGGGAGCTTCGCCTGCATGCGCTGATAGAAGATGAGGTCATTCTGGGCTTGCCCATTGTTGCCCGGCATCCGGATGAAGTGGGTTGCCTGAAGGCCCCGCGCAGTAAATCTCAGCCCCAGGCTGAGAGCAAACCGAACCCTTTCGCGGCGCTGGAATCACTCAAGCGTCGCGACGACTAGATTTTTTCAGGAGAAGAAGATGGCTGTTCAACAGAATCGGAAAACACGGTCCAAGCGTGGCATGCGGCGCGCCCATGATGCCCTGAAGGGTGCCGCTGTGTCGGTGGACAGCACCACGGGTGAAACCCACCGTCGCCATCACATCACGCCCGACGGTTACTACCGTGGTCGCAAGGTCATGGAGACCGGCGGCGAAGAATAATCGGCTCGCGCCGCGTGGCGGCACCGGCCCGCGCCAGTCGGACCGGAGGAAGACCCGCGCTCGCTGAACGTCGCGCGCGGGTTTTTGCGTTCACGGCTGGGCCAGACGATCTTCGACAGGCGGTCGATTCAGCATGACAACCTACAATGCGACAATCGCGCTCGATGCAATGGGGGGCGATCACGGCGTCAGCGTCGTGGTTCCCGCCGCTGTCGGCATCTGCCGCGAAAACCCCCGTGTCCGCCTGATCCTCGTAGGCGACGAGGCCGCGATCGACGCTGAGCTTGCCAGCGCCGGCGCCCAACGCAGCGAGCAGCTCGTCGTCCGTCATGCCTCGCAGACCGTGGCCATGGATGAGTCCCCGTCCCAGGCCTTACGCCTGAAGAAAGACTCCTCGATGCGCGTCAGCATCAATCTGGTCAAGGAAAACGAGGCCGATGCGTCTGTCAGCGCAGGCAACACCGGGGCTCTCATGGCCACCGCGCGCTATGTGCTGAAAACTCTTCCGGGTATCGATCGCCCCGCGATCATTACCACCATCCCCTCGATCGGCGGCTACACCCGCATGCTGGACCTTGGCGCAAACGTGGACTGTTCCGCCGAACACCTGTTCCAGTTCGCGGTCATGGGCTCTGTTCTTGCTGAAGCGCTGGACGGGATCGAGCAGCCCAGGGTCGGCCTGCTCAATATCGGCGAGGAAGACATCAAGGGTAATGATCAGGTCAAGCAGGCGGCCCGCATCCTGTCCACGCAAGATGGCTTGAACTACATCGGCTATGTCGAGGCGGACGGCATCTACAGTGACGATGTGGATGTGGTTGTCTGCGATGGGTTCGTTGGCAACGTGGCTCTGAAATCCGCCGAGGGAGTTGCGTCGATCATCAGCCATTATATGCGCGAGGAATTCCGCCGGAACCTGTTCACCAAGCTGGCCGGGTTGATTGCCATGCCGGTCATCCGCCGCTTCCGCTCTCGTATTGACCCGCGGCGCTACAATGGTGCAAGCCTGCTCGGATTGCGTGGTATCGTGCTGAAAAGTCACGGCAGTGCCGATGTATACGCCTTCCAGCGGGCGATCAAGACCGCCGTGCTCGAAGCCGAAAAGGCGGTGCCGGCGCTGATTGATCGTCGGCTTGATGAAATGCTCTCGGAAAGGCCCGACAAGTGACCTACTCGCGCATCAGTGGCACAGGCAGTTACCTGCCCGACAGAATCATGACCAATGCCGAACTCGAGGCGCTGGTTGATACCACGGACGCCTGGATTCAGGAGCGCACCGGCATACGCGAACGGCGTATCGTCGCGGAGGGACAGCTGTGCAGTGATCTGGCGATTCGCGCCGCCCGTGCAGCCATGGAGTCCGCCAACGTTCAGCCCCAGGATATTGACCTGCTGGTGCTGGGCACCTGCACTCCCGATCAGATCTTCCCGAGCACTGCTTGCCTGGTGCAGCATGCCCTTGGCATGCGTCCCGGCAGTGTTGCATTCGACGTCGCCGCCGCCTGCTCCGGATTCATGTACGCACTGGATATTGCCGATCGGTATATCCGTACCGGTGGAGCGCGGCGCGCGCTGGTGATTGGTGCCGAGACCATGAGCCGGGTCCTCAACTGGAAGGATCGCGGCACTTGCATACTCTTCGGCGATGGTGGCGGGGCCGTGGTGCTTGAGGCCGCAGAAGAGCCGGGCATCTACTCCAGTCACTTGCACGCAGACGGTCAGTACGAGGAACTGCTCACCGTTCCCTGGGGCGTCAGCCAGGGTCTGGAATGCGCGACTCCGGAGTCCGGCAAGATTACGATGCGGGGCAATGAGGTGTTCAAGTTTGCCGTGCGCACGCTCGGCCAGATGGTGGATGAGACCCTCGCTGCCAACAACATGACCCGCAACGACGTGGATTGGCTGGTCCCCCACCAGGCCAACATTCGCATCATCCAGGCGACCGCAAAGAAGCTGGGTATGTCGATGGATCAGGTGATCCAGACCGTGGCGTACCACGGCAACACGTCGTCAGCATCGATTCCCCTGGCGCTGGATGAGGGCATTCGCGACGGGCGCATCAAGCGCGGTCAGATGCTGCTGCTGGAGGCTTTCGGGGGTGGCTTTACCTGGGGTTCGGCGCTGATCCGTTACTAGGCGGCGCGCGCCACCAAAGGGAGACAGAACTGCGATGAATTCGAAACTTGCCATAGTTTTTCCCGGCCAGGGCTCGCAATCCGTGGGCATGCTTGCCGCCCTGGCGGCGGAGTATGCAGTCGTTCGCGACACGTTTGCCGAAGCGTCGGACGCCCTCGGGGAGGATCTCTGGACGTTGACCCAGGAAGGCCCCGAGGATCGACTGAATCAGACGGACATCACGCAACCCGCCATGTTGGCGGCAGGTGTTGCGGTGTGGCGCGTCTGGCGTGCCCAGGGTGGCTCTGAGCCCGCGATGCTGGCGGGTCACTCGCTTGGTGAATACACAGCCCTGACCTGTGCCGGCGCGCTGGACTTCAGTGAGGCGATTTGCGTGGTGGCGGATCGTGGTCGCTTCATGCAACAAGCGGTTCCGGCGGGCGAGGGTGCCATGGCCGCGGTTCTGGGCCTGGATGATGATGCGGTGCGAAAGGTCTGCGTCGAAGCCGCCCAGGGTGATGTGGTCGAGGCGGTGAATTTCAACGCGCCGGGCCAGGTGGTGATTGCCGGATCCCGCAGCGCAGTGGAGCGAGCAATCGAGGCGGCAACCGCTGCTGGCGCCAAACGTGCCACTGCATTGCCTGTCAGTGTGCCGTCCCACTGCAGCCTCATGCGGCCGGCGTCTGATGCCCTGGCTGAACGACTCAAGTCAGTGGCCATTGCCACACCGCAGCTGCCCGTGCTGCACAATGTGGACGTTTCAATCGCTAGCAGTCCGGACGCCATTCGTGAACGCCTGGTCGCTCAGTTGCACAAGCCGGTGATGTGGGTGGATACCGTGCGTCGCATCGGTTCGGACGGGGTCGAGACCCTGATAGAGTGCGGCCCGGGCAAGGTGCTCGCCGGTCTGACCCGACGCATTGAACGCGGCCTGCAGGGCGTATGCGTGCAGGATCCGGACAGCCTCAACAAGGCGCTGGCGGGTTAAGGTGCTCACCGCGACTGGCTGTGCCGTCGCCGTGTCTGAACTATAAACGGAGGATGAACATGTCTGACGCAAGCCCCCGGGTCGCGCTGGTAACCGGTGCCACCCGAGGCATCGGTAAGGCGATTGCTCTCGCGCTTGGCGCGCAGGGCGTGACGGTGGTCGGCACTGCGACCAGTGACAATGGCGCGAAAGCCATCTCCGATTATCTGGCAGAAGCCGGGGTGGCGGGTGAGGGCCTGCGCCTGGATGTCACGTCCGCCGATGATGTGGGCACCGTGGTGGCCGCTGTCACCGAGCGGCACGGTGTCCCTACGATCCTCGTCAACAACGCCGGCATCACGCGGGACAACCTGTTCATGCGGATGAAGGACGACGAGTGGGACAGCATTATCGACACCAATCTCAGCTCGGTCTATCGCGTGACCAAAGCCTGTGTGCGAGGCATGATGAAGGCCCGTTGGGGGCGCATCATCAATATTTCTTCAGTGGTGGGTTCAACCGGCAATCCTGGTCAGGTGAACTATGCTGCGGCAAAGGCAGGCATGCAGGGTATGACGCGTTCCCTGGCGCGGGAGCTTGGCAGCAGGGGAGTTACCGCCAATTGCGTGTCGCCGGGCTTTATC
It includes:
- the fabD gene encoding ACP S-malonyltransferase, translating into MNSKLAIVFPGQGSQSVGMLAALAAEYAVVRDTFAEASDALGEDLWTLTQEGPEDRLNQTDITQPAMLAAGVAVWRVWRAQGGSEPAMLAGHSLGEYTALTCAGALDFSEAICVVADRGRFMQQAVPAGEGAMAAVLGLDDDAVRKVCVEAAQGDVVEAVNFNAPGQVVIAGSRSAVERAIEAATAAGAKRATALPVSVPSHCSLMRPASDALAERLKSVAIATPQLPVLHNVDVSIASSPDAIRERLVAQLHKPVMWVDTVRRIGSDGVETLIECGPGKVLAGLTRRIERGLQGVCVQDPDSLNKALAG
- a CDS encoding RluA family pseudouridine synthase; protein product: MKTPDAGTTMSSPTVRKLSVGAAAEGQRIDNFLLRELRGLPKTRLYRLLRKGEIRVNGGRVKPVYRLKAGDELRLPPLHGLAGKASVSVPPKVLERLRACIIHEDDDLLVLDKPSGLAVHGGSGLAFGVIEALRVLRPEDRQLELVHRLDRETSGCLLVARRRSHLRELHALIRDGGLEKRYLALVAGRLPRGATPVEAELDVDHRQGGERTVRVVHEGKAARSVFRRLRTFDDWSLADVTIDTGRTHQIRVHASHIGHPLAGDSRYGDESANGRLRKAGLNRLFLHASALTFTDAKGRERRFEAPLPVDLAAVVDTLSGDKQ
- a CDS encoding S49 family peptidase; translation: MSIWNRESSKEATSQGNSPMQERWERQVLQDIALEGIKERRRARRWGIFFKLAFLAYLLLLVVLVRDWDFGLGGDPAPSAHTAVVRVDGAIAPGGDNSAQNIIRGLQNAFDHESTRAVVLHINSPGGSPVQSAQINDEVQRLKAMHPDIPVYAVADDMFTSGAYYLAVSADEIYVSPATLIGSIGVLFNGFGAEEAIQRLGIERRLYTAGENKAFLDPFSSADPDDVAWLQDLLDDIHQQFISAVRDGRGDRLNGDDSLFSGLVWNGEQGVELGLADGLGNLNYVAREVVGVDELRDFTPRRSFLDQFGSRLGASVSNAVLDALGGRQGLQ
- the rne gene encoding ribonuclease E, giving the protein MKRMLINATQPEELRVAMVDGQKLYDLDIESPSREQKKSNIYKGKITRVEPSLEAAFVQYGSDRQRHGFLPFKEIARSYHNGNGGDGKSSIKDVIKEGQEVVVQVDKEERGNKGAALTTFISLAGRYLVLMPNNPRAGGVSRRIEGEERDEIRDALRQLDVPEGMGLIVRTAGVGRNIEELQWDLNYLLQLWDMIQKAADERPAPFLIYQESNLIIRALRDYLRADTGEILIDDAGVFQQAQEFVQQVMPHFLPKVKLYEDTVPLFTRYQIESQIESAFDRQVQLPSGGAIVIDHTEALISIDINSARATKGSDIEETALNTNLEAADEIARQLRIRDLGGLIVIDFIDMGPNRNQREVEQRLRDAVKMDRARVQVGRISRFGLLEMSRQRLRASLGEASQEVCKRCNGQGTVRGVESLALSILRIVEEEAMKEKTAKVVAQVPVDVATFLLNEKRSAVSTIEGRNGVQVLLIPNRTLETPHYTVQRVRGDDDSADDVSYKLPTAEEPETVTPALAEPPRPEQPAVRAVAPAPAPPSTIPQTSQVAAPANEGHQSSRGLLGWLGSLFKSEPANTADREPQEDNQDGGSNRRRRGGSRRSEGGDRGTGGERGRRGGRRGGQRASGGDRQANGSTSKAEDDKPQKKSESQSATADDGRRPRRPVRQQRPAEVKETSTEAEEPKATAPNTGSANDEQDNDGERSRSRSRRGRRGGRRRRRGNGARQDENQTQETGQNLESGQEGSESRASSDQEAQPSNASKAGDHQTESAPVSASSTPAAAPAAAPVPAPAKDVEAVEPDSAKDTETKKQTPKPRDPRMRDGRPRIPAVATPQEEVANREDPAPEASAPAPAPMPAAEAKQESMPTRESEVEASQPAVEVKAAAEPVTQAEEKPAPVASTDEPKQETAEQAQPDTGQARRPESEHPPEEAASREQQVQKTAFEEPAEVGVGDDNGNGDGDEKEKPTRP
- a CDS encoding beta-ketoacyl-ACP synthase III yields the protein MTYSRISGTGSYLPDRIMTNAELEALVDTTDAWIQERTGIRERRIVAEGQLCSDLAIRAARAAMESANVQPQDIDLLVLGTCTPDQIFPSTACLVQHALGMRPGSVAFDVAAACSGFMYALDIADRYIRTGGARRALVIGAETMSRVLNWKDRGTCILFGDGGGAVVLEAAEEPGIYSSHLHADGQYEELLTVPWGVSQGLECATPESGKITMRGNEVFKFAVRTLGQMVDETLAANNMTRNDVDWLVPHQANIRIIQATAKKLGMSMDQVIQTVAYHGNTSSASIPLALDEGIRDGRIKRGQMLLLEAFGGGFTWGSALIRY
- the plsX gene encoding phosphate acyltransferase PlsX, whose amino-acid sequence is MTTYNATIALDAMGGDHGVSVVVPAAVGICRENPRVRLILVGDEAAIDAELASAGAQRSEQLVVRHASQTVAMDESPSQALRLKKDSSMRVSINLVKENEADASVSAGNTGALMATARYVLKTLPGIDRPAIITTIPSIGGYTRMLDLGANVDCSAEHLFQFAVMGSVLAEALDGIEQPRVGLLNIGEEDIKGNDQVKQAARILSTQDGLNYIGYVEADGIYSDDVDVVVCDGFVGNVALKSAEGVASIISHYMREEFRRNLFTKLAGLIAMPVIRRFRSRIDPRRYNGASLLGLRGIVLKSHGSADVYAFQRAIKTAVLEAEKAVPALIDRRLDEMLSERPDK
- a CDS encoding YceD family protein, which encodes MRGTKEQVAMTSLSPPATVDVARWLDQRREVLGVLPVAGMARLCELLTDDRGSVDVALKLGRDIGRRPVISGELHLNVWLLCQRCLQAFEWRATLPVSIGIVASEAEAEALPESLDPLIVDDGELRLHALIEDEVILGLPIVARHPDEVGCLKAPRSKSQPQAESKPNPFAALESLKRRDD
- a CDS encoding Maf family protein, with translation MPQRKALVLASSSPYRRQLLDRLGLDYVADSPEIDETPHRSESPAAYVARLAEEKARAVAERHPGALIIGSDQACVRDGEILGKPGTLERAHQQLLAASGRTVLFTTAVCLLDTDANEACGDVVTFRVRFRTLDDAAVQRYLEREPAVDAAGSFHSEAYGITLFESMDGSDPTALVGLPLIALCRLLRQAGLQLP
- the rpmF gene encoding 50S ribosomal protein L32: MAVQQNRKTRSKRGMRRAHDALKGAAVSVDSTTGETHRRHHITPDGYYRGRKVMETGGEE
- the fabG gene encoding 3-oxoacyl-ACP reductase FabG, producing MSDASPRVALVTGATRGIGKAIALALGAQGVTVVGTATSDNGAKAISDYLAEAGVAGEGLRLDVTSADDVGTVVAAVTERHGVPTILVNNAGITRDNLFMRMKDDEWDSIIDTNLSSVYRVTKACVRGMMKARWGRIINISSVVGSTGNPGQVNYAAAKAGMQGMTRSLARELGSRGVTANCVSPGFIDTDMTRALADAQREELANQIPLGKLGQPKHIAATVAFLASDAAEYITGENIHVNGGMFMH